The following proteins come from a genomic window of Aquimarina sp. MAR_2010_214:
- a CDS encoding PA2169 family four-helix-bundle protein has product MKTYTEEVGNKLNNLLEKTYDAEKGFKKASENVNHSSLKNYFNQKAQQRYDFGHELKTEIKSFGQEIEKGGSITGNLHRTWMDIKSLVSGDNEEAMLEEAIRGEEASIKEYNEVLSETSLPPSTQVVLTTQKNKIVSGLSGIRTLEDLK; this is encoded by the coding sequence ATGAAAACATATACTGAAGAAGTAGGAAACAAGTTAAATAATTTATTAGAAAAGACATACGATGCAGAAAAAGGTTTCAAGAAGGCCTCAGAAAATGTAAATCATTCTTCTTTAAAAAACTACTTTAACCAAAAGGCTCAACAACGTTATGACTTTGGGCATGAATTAAAGACAGAAATTAAATCTTTTGGGCAAGAAATTGAAAAAGGAGGTAGTATTACCGGAAATTTACATAGAACTTGGATGGATATAAAATCGTTAGTTTCTGGAGACAATGAAGAAGCAATGCTAGAAGAAGCTATACGGGGTGAAGAAGCGTCAATAAAAGAATATAATGAAGTGCTCTCTGAAACTTCTCTGCCTCCAAGTACACAAGTTGTTTTAACAACACAAAAAAATAAAATCGTTAGTGGTTTGTCTGGTATAAGAACTTTAGAAGACCTAAAATAA